The segment GGCGAGCAGGGTGAGCGCCTGCTCGTCGAGCTCCAGCTGCGTCAGTACCTTCTCATGCCCGATCCCGCGGCGGGGATCCAGGTTGGTGATCGCCACCAACTCTTCGATCGTGTGCACGCCATCGCCGGTGACCTTGCCCGGCTCGCGCTTGCTGGCGGCCACGAGCTCGCCATTCACCACGAGCAGCCGGTGATCGTGGCCGGTGATGAAGCTTTCGACGATCACGCTGCGCGAGATCTCCTGCGCACGCGCAAAGCCGGCCTGCACCTCGTCGCTCGTGGTCAACCCGACCGACACGCCACGCCCGTGATTGCCGTTGTACGGCTTCGTCACCACGGGATACCCGATGCGCTCGGCGGCCGCCACGGCACGCTCAGCCGTTTGGACCAGCCGCTGCTTCGGCACCGGCAGGCCGAGGCGCGCGAGAATGCGATTCGTTTCTTCCTTGTCGCTCGCCAGTTCGACGGCGATGTGCGGCGTGCGGCCGGTGATCGTGGCCTGAATACGCTGCTGTCGGCAGCCGTAGCCGAGCTGGATGAGGCTCTGCTCGTTGAGACGCAACCACGGGATGCCCTGCGCTTCCGCTGCGCGCACGAGGCTCGCGGTGCTCGGTCCCAGCGCGCGACGCTGCGCAAAGCGGATGAACGCCGACAGATGCTCCTGCAGGTCGAACGACGCCATGTCGGCTCCGCCCCGCAGCGCCTCGGGAAGCAGGAAGCGCAGCAGCTCCAGCGCCGCGTCGGCCGCTTCGAGTCCGACATCTTCCTGCTCGTACTCGAACACCACGTCGTAGACGCCCGACTGCGTCGTTTCGCGCGTCTTACCGAAGGTGACGTGCCCGCCGGCGGCATTCTGCAGCTCGATCGCGACGTGTTCGAGCACGTGCCCCAACCAGGTGCCCTCGCCTTCACGCATGCGCCGAATGAATCCGCCCGGCTCACCGTACGAGCATCCATGCTCGGCGAGTCCGGGCAGCGCAGCAAGCAGGCCGTCGATGAAGGAGGCGCCGAGTCGCGCGGTGGGCCAGGCTTCGAGCTCGCCAAGATCCACGACCAGGCGAATCACCGGGAAGTGGGCGTAGTGACTCGGCCCCACGAACACATTCGATTCCAGGACGCGCATGCGTTACACCTCGGACAGGATCATGGAACGCACCGCGTGCTCCGCGTGGCGGGTATGCAGGTTGAACGTGGCGCCGGCGGTCAGCAGATGGAGCTGCACCCCTTCAACGTCGATGTGCTCACCCGGCTGGGCCACCGCCACCGAGCTGTACGCGAGCTGACTCGGATCGACGATGGTGACGGCCCCGGTGCCCACGACATGGCAGGTCTCATCCGGGCCGATGAAGGCGGCCGTGTCTTCATCCACGCCCAGTCCCACACAGAACGGATTGTAGGCGATGGCCGTCAGCAGCCGCCCCAGGCGATCGCGCTGCCGAAAGTGCTGATCGACGATGATGCGGTTGGTGAGCCCCAGCCCCGCGCACAGCGACACCATACCCACGCGCGGCTTGGCGCCTTCGTCGCCCCACGCGATCATGTGTTCGCTGAGATACGCCGCCCCGGCACTCGTGCCAGCCACCGGGACCCCTTCGGCGTTGCGGATGCGCAGGAGCTTGGCCACCGGCGTGCCGCCCAGAATGCTCGAGAGCTTGAGCTGATTACCGCCGGTGAGAAAGACCCCCGTCGCGTCGCCCAGCCGCGCGAGCCAGTCGGCGTCATCGCAATCGGAGCGGTGCTGCAGATTCAGCGCATGCGCCGAGCGCACGCCGTGCCGCGCGAAAACCCGCTCGTAGTACACCCCCATGTCCGGTTCATTCGACGCGGTGGGGATGATGACGATTCGGGCGGCGGACCCACCGGCCAGTCGCACAAACTGGTCGAGGATGTCCGACGTGAAGAGCTTGCCGCCGATGGGGATGATCCAGCCGCGCATGCGAGTGGGGAAAGGGTTCGGACTCCACCGAAAGCTAACGGTTTCAGGCGCGCCCGACTAACGTCTTCGCATGCTGCTTCTTTCCAATGCACGAGTTTTTGCGCCGGAGCCGCTCGGCGTACGACATCTGCTGGTGAGCGGCGAGCGCGTGGTTGGCGTCTTCGCTGAGCGTCCAACACTCGTCGGTGTCCCCTGCACCGTGGTGGACCTCGACGGCGCCACCGTGACCCCCGGGCTGGTCGACGGGCACGCGCACCTGACCGGCGGCGGCGGTGAGGCCGGCCCCCAGACGCGCGTGCCGGCGCCCACGCTCACGCAATACACCCGGGCCGGTGTCACCTCGGTCGTGGGGGTGTTGGGCACCGACTCGATCACGCGCTCGGTGGCCGATCTGGTGACGGCGGCCCGCGGCCTGGAGGCCGAAGGGCTGTCCGCCTGGTGCCACTGCGGCGGGTACCACCTGCCCCCAGCGACCATCACCGGCAGCGTGCGCGGCGACATTACGCTCATCGATCGCATCATCGGCGTCGGGGAGGTGGCGATCAGTGACCACCGCTCGAGCCAGCCGACACTCGATGAACTGCTGCGGGTCGCCGCCGAGGCGCACGTGGGCGGCCTGATGACGGGCAAGGCGGGCGTGCTGCACCTGCATCTGGGCGACGGCCCGCGCGGCCTGGCGCTCGTGCGCGAGGCGCTCGAAGTGAGTGAGCTGCCGCCGCGTGTCTTTCATCCGACGCACGTGAATCGCCGCCGCGCGCTGTTCGACGAGGCGTTGGAGCTGGCGCGTCAGGGCGTGACGATTGACCTGAGTGCCTTCGATGTGGGCCCCGACGAAGACGGCTGGACCGCCGCCGAGGCCATTCGGCGCTACGTGGACGCCGGCCTCCCCATCGAGCGGCTCACCGTGAGCAGCG is part of the Gemmatimonadaceae bacterium genome and harbors:
- a CDS encoding cyanophycinase, producing the protein MRGWIIPIGGKLFTSDILDQFVRLAGGSAARIVIIPTASNEPDMGVYYERVFARHGVRSAHALNLQHRSDCDDADWLARLGDATGVFLTGGNQLKLSSILGGTPVAKLLRIRNAEGVPVAGTSAGAAYLSEHMIAWGDEGAKPRVGMVSLCAGLGLTNRIIVDQHFRQRDRLGRLLTAIAYNPFCVGLGVDEDTAAFIGPDETCHVVGTGAVTIVDPSQLAYSSVAVAQPGEHIDVEGVQLHLLTAGATFNLHTRHAEHAVRSMILSEV
- the iadA gene encoding beta-aspartyl-peptidase — translated: MLLLSNARVFAPEPLGVRHLLVSGERVVGVFAERPTLVGVPCTVVDLDGATVTPGLVDGHAHLTGGGGEAGPQTRVPAPTLTQYTRAGVTSVVGVLGTDSITRSVADLVTAARGLEAEGLSAWCHCGGYHLPPATITGSVRGDITLIDRIIGVGEVAISDHRSSQPTLDELLRVAAEAHVGGLMTGKAGVLHLHLGDGPRGLALVREALEVSELPPRVFHPTHVNRRRALFDEALELARQGVTIDLSAFDVGPDEDGWTAAEAIRRYVDAGLPIERLTVSSDSGGCLPHFDADGRVDRMGVGNAFGLWQAVQTCVAAGLPLDAVLPAFTQTPASLLRLPRKGRIAEGADADFLVLDAALQIRAVMARGRWLVENGEPVVRGTFE